The window TCTGAAAGGCAAGCCGTAGTCTTTGGTAATGGCTGGTTCCCTTTTTGCTGCCTCTGGTTCAGACCAAACATATACTCCACGTTCTTGACGGCTCCCAGGAACAGTGTTGTCAAGAATAAAtgcaacaataaatgcaatcaccATGTGAAATGAAAACAAAGTATTCAGAACATAGTTCACCTGAAATTGTCACACATATCAGTAATCAGATCTATTCTAACTTCAAACTCCAGAAAGATCCTATGAACTAGATTATCTATCACTGATTTGTCAAAGGGAATATATTCAAGAGTATAATTATGTGGGCATCATACCCCACGTAACTTCTAAGTGCTAACTTGATATTTCAAGTCTAAACACTAATATAAGGTCACATGGGTAATAATCAGCACAAACAttgtaggagaagaagaagacataCCCCTCGAGAACTTGTATGAATAGGTCCATGAGATGCAACAGCATATGGTTGGAAGTAACTTGGAACGGATGAATTTGAAGATGGAATAAGTCCATATTGCTGGAAGTAGGCAGGTACTGATAATGAGAGAAACAATGAGAGGCCAATTATGATATTATTCCTGGAGCTTCCAGTCTCGCTGTATCGCAGGTTTGACAAGCCCAGAGCAGCAATCATGGCCCACATACAGCAAAGAAGACCAGCCACCATGACATCTGGGATAGAAGCTATAAATCCTCCTATTTTCCCTGATCAAAAATTGGGATGGCAACAATTGCTAGATAacaggaagaaaaaaaaagtaacaaGAATTCTTTCTTTTGATGTATAGCGAGGAGAAATAGCATTGGTGCTTACCAACAAAAGATAACAGAATGAGAATGACAGCACCGAGCTCAATAGCTCTCCGACTACCCATTTTAGTTGTAGCAATAGTGTGAATATTCTCAGTGAGAGTGGTTGAAGCGACTCCTGTGCCCCAAAGTGCAGCCAAGACACTAGagatgaaccaatattaaatgacatacattcatcatccgaagagtcattcatgaatcctccaatattcatgctccagatgaccatacattagattataagtccaattaatttgattgcaaggttgtaaacagtccttgagggctattgatagtgattccagtacgtactggaaaata is drawn from Zingiber officinale cultivar Zhangliang chromosome 1B, Zo_v1.1, whole genome shotgun sequence and contains these coding sequences:
- the LOC121979252 gene encoding nucleobase-ascorbate transporter 12-like is translated as MGSRRAIELGAVILILLSFVGKIGGFIASIPDVMVAGLLCCMWAMIAALGLSNLRYSETGSSRNNIIIGLSLFLSLSVPAYFQQYGLIPSSNSSVPSYFQPYAVASHGPIHTSSRGVNYVLNTLFSFHMVIAFIVAFILDNTVPGSRQERGVYVWSEPEAAKREPAITKDYGLPFRIGRMFTWVKWVGL